The Dasypus novemcinctus isolate mDasNov1 chromosome 20, mDasNov1.1.hap2, whole genome shotgun sequence genome includes a region encoding these proteins:
- the CDKN1B gene encoding cyclin-dependent kinase inhibitor 1B: MSNVRVSNGSPSLERMDGRPAEYPKPSACRNLFGPVNHEELSRDLEKHCRDMEEASQRKWNFDFQNHRPLEGKYEWQEVEKGHLPEFYYRPPRPPKGACKGPAQESQDVSGTRPAAPLMGSPADSEDTHLGDQKPDPAGSQPGLAEQCGGIRKRPGTDDSAPQNKKANRTEENVSEGSPNAGSVEQTPKKPGLRRRQT, encoded by the exons ATGTCCAACGTGCGGGTGTCGAACGGGAGCCCGAGCCTGGAGCGCATGGACGGCCGGCCCGCCGAGTACCCCAAGCCCTCGGCCTGCCGGAACCTCTTCGGCCCGGTCAACCACGAAGAGTTAAGCCGGGACTTGGAGAAGCACTGCCGAGACATGGAGGAGGCGAGCCAGCGCAAGTGGAATTTTGATTTTCAGAACCACAGGCCCCTGGAGGGAAAATACGAGTGGCAGGAGGTGGAGAAGGGCCACCTGCCCGAGTTTTACTACAGACCCCCGCGGCCACCCAAAGGCGCCTGCAAGGGGCCCGCGCAGGAGAGCCAGGATGTCAGCGGCACCCGCCCGGCGGCGCCGTTAATGGGGTCGCCGGCGGACTCAGAGGACACGCATTTGGGGGACCAAAAACCGGATCCGGCGGGCAGCCAGCCGGGCTTGGCGGAGCAGTGCGGTGGGATAAGGAAGCGACCTGGAACCGACG ATTCCGCTCctcaaaacaaaaaagccaacagaaCAGAAGAGAATGTTTCAGAAGGTTCCCCGAACGCCGGGTCAGTGGAGCAGACGCCCAAGAAACCGGGCCTCCGAAGACGTCAGACGTAA